The proteins below are encoded in one region of Triticum aestivum cultivar Chinese Spring chromosome 1B, IWGSC CS RefSeq v2.1, whole genome shotgun sequence:
- the LOC123112026 gene encoding putative disease resistance protein RGA1, whose translation MDFAVDAALWVLGKALAPVTDGLLESWAASAGLGHNIDALKMELLYAQGMLDNAQGREFRSPALKELLHKLGELAYGADDVLDELDYFRIQDALDGTYHAAADLDAQGCIDGLLLNARHTARDTAHKLRLSASCSRGASASHGDPDDEAEGGKQGCLCSIRTRGRHQISSPPASPTNNGGCISKVASRARSTAHIISKNLTCYSFPSVHDDDAMLESSNMAASGRWFLCGAWKSKAVQTNHVGQTPKMEFDRVGMSQKMMEIVEQLKALCGKVSTILNLELLGSNRTPNQDTTMNRPKTTPNIVEPELFGRDSLKKNIVDDITHGKYCTSELTVVPLVGPGGIGKTTLTQHIFRELESSFQVSVWICVSLDFNADRLLQEIVNKIPKVNGEKVNTSNQELIEQRLKSKRLLLVLDDVWTYHEDEWKKLLAPLKHNNGDKGNVVIVTTRIPKVASMVTTTNSSIDVERLSHGDTMSFFEVCVFGDQRPWEDHPELRDVGNTIVTKLKGFPLAAKTVGRLLRNQLTLDHWTRVAESREWELQTNDIDIMPALKLSYDFLPFHLQQCFSYCALFPEDYEFGSKELTHFWIGLGIIRSHDQAKRTEDVALCYLNDLVNHGFFRKNEKQNGPRYVIHDLLHDLAVKVSSYECLCIYSSNIRSIQIPASVRHLSIIVENTDVKDIITFKEYNSYLSALGKRLKVQNLRTLVLFGEYHGNFAKTFRGLFREARALRTIFLSGALYSVDDVLLDFSELVHLRYLRIKSVRNKDMCLPSALFRSYHLEVIDLESWGGSFGSTSQMSSLVKLRHFVVPEDSLKLHSSICEVGELKFLEELRRFEVGKETKGFELSQLGELTELGGSLGIYNLEKVQKKDEANELKLIDKNHLHKLILEWCIDRPNRNAEQEEHVIESLVPHSNLQDLCIRGHGGANCPSWLGRYLSVENLESLSLCDVSWSNLPPLGKLGFVAGEGWQSHVSSQSFHILKRLEIVNIPKLQKWAGNEPCHLFSVLEVVIFIDCPELVELPFSHPTSHRAKHDENMSWFPKLRELKIICCPKLASLPPIPWTQALCSAEIRQAGSVFEQLVYPNNYGAELSLEVEGKDGQHGVLWNGLAFHNLAGLKGLWVKNCPPLPLIHLQKLKSLKFLVITGTSNSLLLFEGEGYNTECPLPVEHIGIKECGADGKELTQLLSHFSKLTKLGVRSCEKITELGVEVLQTEMTTSSPCNEIVIEYAQERHHQTRGEEVEDAAAGGGGLLLLPRQLEELSIIECRELRLLSGSLGNDSKHGGGLQSLCPLQSLCSLRSLEIYDCPRFLSSYSSSASSCFPFPTSLQQLMLWGVEGMETLVPLSNLLSLTDLTVHNCGDLRGDGLWPLVAQGRLTQLQVTETPKFFTGSEPSQPHDQEIPSSSSKLERLWTDDLVGVLTAPIWELLSSSLTKLIFWGNKEVERFTEEQEEALRLLSSLQELEFLGCEKLQRLSAGLTKLASLKILRIWWRPAIQLLPKDGLPSSLQELDIRDCPAIKSLPKDGLPSSLQKLEVPYGISEELKRQCRKLKGTIPIIIDYNNDY comes from the coding sequence ATGGACTTCGCCGTGGACGCTGCGCTCTGGGTGTTGGGCAAGGCGCTGGCCCCGGTCACGGACGGCCTGCTGGAGTCATGGGCGGCCAGCGCCGGGCTTGGCCACAACATCGACGCCCTCAAGATGGAGCTCCTCTATGCGCAGGGGATGCTCGACAACGCGCAGGGCAGGGAATTCCGCAGCCCCGCGCTCAAGGAGCTTCTACACAAGCTCGGGGAGCTCGCGTACGGGGCGGACGATGTGCTCGACGAGCTCGACTACTTCCGCATCCAGGATGCGCTCGACGGCACCTACCACGCCGCCGCCGACTTGGATGCACAGGGCTGCATTGATGGCCTCCTCCTCAATGCTCGGCACACCGCCAGGGACACTGCTCACAAACTCAGGCTCTCGGCCTCATGTTCGCGTGGTGCAAGCGCAAGCCATGGTGATCCTGACGATGAAGCAGAAGGTGGCAAACAAGGATGCCTATGTAGCATTCGCACTCGCGGCAGGCATCAAATCAGCTCCCCACCAGCGTCACCAACCAACAACGGTGGATGCATTTCCAAGGTCGCTTCTCGTGCTCGCAGCACTGCCCACATTATCAGTAAGAACTTGACATGCTACTCCTTCCCGTCCGTTCACGATGATGATGCCATGTTGGAATCGTCCAACATGGCAGCGAGTGGACGGTGGTTCCTTTGTGGCGCCTGGAAGTCCAAGGCAGTACAGACAAATCATGTAGGGCAAACTCCCAAAATGGAATTTGATAGGGTGGGGATGTCCCAAAAGATGATGGAAATAGTGGAGCAGCTGAAAGCCCTATGTGGAAAGGTCTCCACCATCCTCAATCTAGAGCTATTGGGTTCTAATCGTACCCCTAACCAAGACACTACCATGAACAGACCCAAAACCACCCCAAACATTGTAGAGCCTGAGTTATTTGGGAGAGATAGTCTGAAAAAGAACATCGTGGATGATATTACACATGGTAAATATTGTACAAGTGAACTTACTGTGGTTCCACTTGTTGGTCCGGGTGGTATTGGGAAGACAACACTCACACAACACATATTTAGAGAACTAGAGAGTTCTTTCCAAGTTTCGGTTTGGATATGTGTCTCTCTCGATTTTAATGCAGATAGGTTGCTACAAGAGATTGTGAACAAGATCCCTAAAGTAAATGGTGAAAAGGTTAATACTAGCAACCAAGAGTTAATTGAACAAAGGTTGAAATCTAAGCGGTTGTTGCTTGTTTTAGATGATGTGTGGACATATCATGAGGATGAGTGGAAAAAACTATTAGCTCCATTAAAACATAACAATGGAGACAAGGGTAATGTGGTTATAGTCACTACACGAATTCCAAAGGTAGCAAGTATGGTCACCACAACTAATTCTTCAATCGACGTGGAACGTCTAAGTCATGGGGATACTATGTCTTTCTTCGAAGTATGTGTATTTGGTGACCAACGACCATGGGAAGACCACCCTGAATTACGTGATGTTGGGAATACAATAGTAACAAAATTGAAAGGTTTCCCTCTTGCAGCAAAAACAGTTGGTAGATTACTAAGAAACCAGCTTACCTTGGACCACTGGACAAGAGTTGCAGAAAGTAGAGAATGGGAATTACAGACCAACGACATTGACATTATGCCTGCCCTAAAGCTTAGCTATGATTTTCTCCCTTTTCATCTACAACAATGTTTTTCCTATTGTGCATTGTTTCCAGAAGATTATGAATTTGGTAGCAAAGAGTTGACTCACTTCTGGATAGGACTAGGCATTATAAGGTCACATGATCAGGCCAAAAGAACAGAAGATGTTGCACTGTGCTATTTAAATGACTTGGTAAATCATGGATTCTTTAGAAAGAATGAGAAACAAAATGGTCCTCGTTATGTTATTCATGATCTACTACATGACTTGGCTGTGAAGGTTTCATCGTATGAATGCCTTTGCATATATAGTTCTAACATAAGGTCCATACAAATTCCTGCATCCGTACGTCACTTGTCCATCATTGTAGAAAATACTGATGTCAAAGATATAATCACTTTTAAAGAATACAACAGTTATTTGAGTGCACTAGGTAAAAGATTGAAAGTTCAGAACTTACGCACTTTGGTGCTGTTTGGTGAATACCATGGAAACTTTGCCAAAACTTTTAGGGGTTTATTTAGGGAAGCTAGAGCCTTACGCACTATTTTTCTGTCTGGTGCATTGTATTCTGTGGATGATGTGTTGCTGGACTTTTCAGAACTTGTCCATCTCCGCTACCTAAGGATCAAATCAGTTCGTAATAAGGACATGTGCTTACCTAGTGCATTGTTTAGATCTTATCACTTAGAGGTAATTGATCTTGAAAGTTGGGGAGGTAGCTTTGGTTCAACAAGTCAAATGAGCAGCCTTGTAAAATTGCGTCATTTTGTTGTGCCGGAAGATAGTCTTAAACTTCACTCTAGCATATGCGAGGTTGGGGAACTTAAATTCCTAGAGGAACTGAGGAGATTTGAAGTGGGAAAAGAAACCAAGGGTTTTGAACTAAGTCAACTAGGAGAACTGACAGAGCTTGGAGGATCACTTGGCATTTATAATCTCGAAAAGGTGCAGAAAAAAGACGAGGCAAATGAACTAAAACTGATAGACAAAAACCACTTGCACAAGTTAATACTAGAATGGTGTATTGATAGACCTAACAGGAATGCAGAACAAGAAGAACATGTCATTGAAAGTCTCGTACCACACAGTAATCTGCAAGACCTATGCATTAGAGGACATGGAGGTGCTAATTGCCCATCATGGTTGGGCAGGTACCTCTCTGTTGAAAATTTAGAATCTCTTTCCCTATGTGACGTATCTTGGAGCAACCTTCCCCCTTTAGGGAAGCTGGGGTTCGTTGCTGGTGAAGGGTGGCAGAGTCATGTCTCAAGCCAAAGTTTCCATATTCTGAAAAGGCTAGAAATAGTCAACATACCAAAACTACAAAAATGGGCTGGAAACGAACCTTGTCATTTGTTCTCCGTTCTAGAGGTGGTCATCTTTATAGATTGTCCTGAACTCGTCGAATTGCCATTTTCACACCCTACTAGCCATCGAGCAAAGCATGATGAGAATATGTCTTGGTTTCCTAAACTACGGGAGCTCAAGATTATATGCTGCCCCAAATTGGCGTCATTGCCTCCAATCCCTTGGACTCAAGCTCTGTGCTCTGCTGAGATAAGGCAAGCAGGATCAGTATTTGAGCAGCTAGTTTACCCAAATAACTACGGAGCGGAATTGAGTTTGGAAGTTGAGGGAAAAGATGGTCAGCATGGCGTGCTGTGGAATGGGCTGGCTTTCCATAATCTAGCTGGTCTGAAAGGGCTGTGGGTGAAGAACTGCCCTCCCCTGCCACTGATTCACCTCCAAAAGCTAAAATCTCTCAAGTTCCTCGTGATAACCGGTACGAGCAACTCGTTGCTGCTGTTTGAAGGTGAAGGCTATAATACTGAATGCCCGCTTCCAGTTGAACATATTGGGATCAAGGAGTGTGGTGCTGATGGGAAGGAACTGACACAACTATTATCTCATTTCTCGAAGCTCACTAAGTTGGGAGTGAGAAGTTGTGAGAAGATAACAGAGCTTGGCGTGGAGGTGCTTCAGACAGAGATGACGACATCATCTCCATGTAATGAAATTGTAATTGAGTATGCACAAGAAAGGCACCATCAGACAAGAGGGGAGGAGGTAGAAGatgcagcagcaggaggaggaggtctGCTGCTGCTGCCTCGGCAACTAGAGGAGTTGAGCATCATTGAGTGCAGAGAGCTGCGGTTACTCTCCGGTTCACTTGGGAATGACAGCAAACACGGAGGAGGGCTCCAGAGTCTTTGTCCTCTCCAAAGTCTCTGCTCCCTCCGCTCGTTGGAGATATATGATTGCCCCAGGTTCCTCTCGTCCTATTCGTCCTCCGCCTCATCTTGTTTCCCCTTCCCGACCTCCCTGCAACAACTCATGCTGTGGGGCGTGGAGGGCATGGAGACGCTGGTTCCCCTCTCAAATCTCCTCTCTCTCACCGATTTAACCGTGCATAACTGTGGGGATCTAAGAGGCGACGGCTTGTGGCCTCTCGTCGCCCAGGGCCGACTCACACAATTACAAGTCACTGAAACCCCCAAATTCTTCACTGGTTCAGAGCCCTCACAACCGCATGACCAAGAGATTCCTTCCTCTTCATCCAAACTCGAGCGTCTCTGGACAGATGACTTGGTGGGAGTCCTTACCGCGCCCATCTGGGAACTCCTCTCTTCCTCCCTCACCAAATTAATCTTTTGGGGGAACAAAGAGGTGGAGCGCTTCACAGAGGAGCAAGAGGAGGCCCTTCGCCTCCTCAGTTCCCTCCAGGAACTCGAGTTTTTGGGCTGTGAGAAGCTGCAGCGCCTCTCTGCAGGGCTGACCAAGCTTGCCAGCCTCAAGATATTACGCATCTGGTGGCGTCCAGCCATTCAATTGCTGCCCAAGGACGGACTACCAAGTTCTCTGCAAGAATTAGACATCAGAGACTGTCCTGCCATCAAATCTCTGCCCAAGGACGGCCTGCCAAGTTCACTACAAAAATTAGAGGTTCCTTATGGCATCAGCGAGGAGCTTAAAAGGCAGTGCCGCAAGTTAAAAGGAACCATTCCAATAATCATAGACTACAACAACGACTACTAA
- the LOC123088145 gene encoding uncharacterized protein, with protein sequence MSAAAGGLRQLLTAAVTAGAAEARAAIFGHAVNPLGKRAATKLLRKKLIGEHVAQWYPDDIKRDDPEVMAREEKERLAKLEMLKRRGKGPPKKGQGRRAIKRNK encoded by the exons atgagcgcggcggcgggcgggcttCGTCAGCTGCTgacggcggcggtgacggcgggggcggcggaggcgcgcgccGCGATTTTCGGGCACGCGGTGAACCCGTTGGGGAAGCGCGCGGCGACGAAGCTGCTGCGGAAGAAGCTCATCGGCGAGCATGTCGCGCAGTGGTACCCCGACGACATCAAGCGCGACGACCCCGAAGTCATGGCGCGCGAGGAGAAAGA GCGTCTCGCGAAGCTGGAAATGCTTAAACGTCGTGGGAAGGGTCCGCCAAAGAAGGGCCAGGGAAGGCGTGCGATCAAGAGAAACAAATAA